The following coding sequences are from one Haliotis asinina isolate JCU_RB_2024 chromosome 3, JCU_Hal_asi_v2, whole genome shotgun sequence window:
- the LOC137277917 gene encoding uncharacterized protein encodes MTCLPQLRRCGFMKRRGRRVPSLIAGLVAVVFLLHIFTNGYGSSIANGMQLVPAWPIHSVGVNAKALSQDRHQTLDLTYNSTFKGGRGLLMKRYHAILDKALGDVQEVYKETDETIYTKRLQHAKKACHTIPGSDKGVRSTIPTLWYMKQTNMLYCSVAKAGSSFWRRTWKAVTDQKGEIIHSPYEYAYEDFHSGAYLLTGLHKFTDTDAFLGDMVNSSLKFMYTRDPYSRIFSAYVDKVLAPNTYLWGRGRKIISKFRNGSSEKSRSCGHDVTFGEFVQSIISTPTRSLDAHFIPVTEWCDVCSLQYDVIAKMETFKTDSMYLMHKAGILGKRVEIKDFAIEYTADSFVDYVTRTFLQRKGFGKCLAFHTALRRLWRQMQIAGSISKEEQYPLTPAESDTVTEVQLINIMLGAYKRTSSRSRSNKKEAFLQAYQQVPLHDLEQIREKYSKDFLLFDYDDRPKELFDKTNQPRIEFDYFDVLRE; translated from the exons ATGACTTGCCTTCCCCAACTACGTCGATGTGGATTTATGAAGCGACGTGGAAGAAGAGTTCCGAGTCTGATTGCTGGTTTAGTGGCGGTTGTTTTCCTTTTGCACATTTTCACAAACG GTTACGGCTCGAGTATTGCAAATGGAATGCAACTAGTTCCAGCCTGGCCA ATTCATAGTGTTGGTGTCAATGCAAAAGCTCTGTCTCAAGATCGTCACCAGACCCTAGATCTAACCTATAACTCCACGTTCAAGGGAGGAAGGGGACTGTTGATGAAACGGTACCACGCCATTCTGGACAAGGCACTGGGTGATGTTCAGGAAGTGTATAAA GAAACTGATGAGACGATATACACGAAACGACTACAACATGCCAAGAAAGCATGTCACACCATTCCAGGAAGCGACAAGGGCGTGCGCTCGACCATCCCTACTCTTTGGTATATGAAACAGACCAACATGTTGTACTGCTCTGTTGCTAAGGCGGGGTCAAGCTTCTGGAGGCGCACTTGGAAGGCAGTGACAGATCAGAAAGGTGAAATAATACATTCACCATATGAGTATGCATACGAAGACTTCCATTCAGGCGCATATCTATTAACGGGCTTGCATAAATTCACAGACACCGATGCTTTTCTTGGAGATATGGTTAATTCCTCGCTGAAATTCATGTACACCCGCGACCCATACAGCCGTATTTTCTCTGCATATGTTGATAAAGTATTGGCTCCCAATACCTACCTATGGGGACGTGGGAGAAAAATCATATCGAAATTCAGAAATGGCTCTTCCGAGAAAAGCCGTTCTTGTGGTCACGACGTCACGTTTGGTGAATTTGTCCAGTCCATCATATCTACACCAACCAGATCACTCGATGCTCACTTTATCCCCGTCACGGAGTGGTGTGACGTATGCAGTCTCCAATATGACGTCATCGCCAAGATGGAAACCTTTAAGACCGACTCCATGTATCTCATGCATAAAGCGGGCATTTTAGGCAAACGAGTTGAGATCAAAGACTTTGCAATAGAATATACCGCTGATTCCTTCGTGGACTATGTAACGCGGACATTTTTACAAAGGAAGGGTTTTGGGAAGTGTTTGGCATTCCATACGGCCCTTCGCCGTTTGTGGAGACAGATGCAGATAGCCGGATCTATTTCTAAGGAGGAACAATATCCGTTAACACCAGCAGAAAGCGATACGGTAACTGAAGTTCAGTTGATAAATATTATGCTTGGCGCGTATAAACGAACTTcctcaaggtcaaggtcaaacaaGAAGGAGGCCTTCTTACAAGCCTACCAGCAGGTCCCGTTGCACGACCTGGAAcagatacgtgagaagtactcaAAGGACTTTTTGTTGTTTGATTATGACGATAGACCCAAAGAACTTTTTGACAAAACTAATCAACCACGCATAGAATTTGattattttgatgtattgagaGAGTGA